One Phaseolus vulgaris cultivar G19833 chromosome 2, P. vulgaris v2.0, whole genome shotgun sequence DNA window includes the following coding sequences:
- the LOC137811246 gene encoding pentatricopeptide repeat-containing protein At3g22470, mitochondrial-like, with protein sequence MSVICVHGCGLLRRQRQGLFSLFSSSASSALLTEDHMFDESPKSYASFVIDRSVPHVPVTRREYFPLVSRVLKSLSWRVAREVRFGSWVESHGFSHSINCFRIIVHAFALAGMRLEVFALLRDVVGFCNEANYDTFELFSVLLDSPHHVERSGVVFDVLIKVFASNSMLENSLNVFVNAKHVGLEPSIRTCNFLLKCLVKANRAECVRWFFEELKDRGPSPNIHTYTIMMNFYCSYVVCDSDMRRAAVFLGKIFQIGEKPTFVTYSTYIHGLCKVGCVEAALMLIRNLYTKKQLLNSHSFNSVIYGFCKRGDVCEALQVLVEMKRYGILPDVYSYSILIDTFCKKGDLIKSFDLLEEMQRSQLKPSIVSYTSLIHGLCKKNLIQHAVEIFRSMGASSVKYDQIVYETLIDGFCTQGDVDSAIKLLKEMTSYNLVPTAFSYGSLIKGYYKLGLFDPALDVFETMVRYGIWPDTSACNYILGVSCRAGYLNAALTMLENFEEHGFNLNPHSYNAIINELCKEGYPERALELLPRMLKRNVPPVAVNYINLITGFTKQSNIKRALKLFKRMTELGKTFNTVTYTILMSIFSHCSRMHEAYGIFKEMKERGLRPDQISYTTLMAGFGNIGEWKKAWALFGEMSREGIFPNEFTYTCMIDGFCKSNRIDLATWLFDKMNRDSVIPDVATYTVLIAWYHKHGYIDEAHKLYDIMKEKGVLPDVFTYTCMIDGFCKSNRIDLATRLFDEMNRDSVIPNVATYTVLIAWYHRHGYTDQAHKLYDIMKENGVLPDDITRKVLGMNVQFTKSRKLYQGSHDIKLDKKIKYLFLALRSKRDM encoded by the exons ATGTCGGTAATATGCGTTCATGGGTGTGGTTTGCTCCGCCGCCAACGCCAAGGCTTGTTCAGTTTATTTTCTTCCTCTGCTTCTTCTGCACTGCTGACGGAAGACCACATGTTTGATGAAAGTCCAAAATCTTATGCTAGTTTTGTGATTGATAGGTCTGTGCCCCATGTTCCCGTAACAAGGAGGGAGTATTTTCCTTTAGTGTCTAGGGTGCTCAAATCACTGAGTTGGAGGGTGGCTAGGGAAGTAAGGTTTGGGAGTTGGGTTGAAAGTCATGGATTTTCTCATTCAATCAATTGCTTTAGAATTATCGTTCATGCGTTTGCTTTGGCGGGGATGCGTTTGGAAGTGTTTGCTTTGCTTAGAGATGTTGTTGGGTTCTGTAATGAGGCCAACTATGACACCTTTGAATTGTTTTCAGTTTTGCTGGATTCACCCCACCATGTTGAAAGATCCGGCGTAGTATTTGATGTGCTTATAAAAGTGTTTGCGTCCAACTCTATGTTGGAAAATTCTCTAAATGTGTTTGTGAATGCTAAGCATGTTGGACTTGAGCCTAGTATAAGGACCTGCAATTTCTTGTTGAAATGTTTGGTTAAAGCGAATAGAGCGGAGTGTGTTAGATGGTTTTTTGAGGAATTGAAGGACCGTGGTCCATCGCCAAATATCCACACCTATACAATCATGATGAACTTTTATTGTAGTTATGTTGTGTGTGATTCAGATATGAGACGGGCTGCTGTGTTTCTAGGGAAAATATTTCAGATTGGGGAAAAACCCACTTTTGTTACATATAGTACTTATATTCATGGACTTTGTAAAGTTGGTTGTGTTGAGGCAGCGCTGATGTTAATTCGCAACTTGTACACAAAAAAACAGCTTCTCAATAGTCATTCTTTTAATTCTGTAATTTATGGGTTTTGTAAAAGAGGTGACGTGTGTGAGGCTTTGCAAGTTTTGGTAGAAATGAAGAGGTATGGGATATTGCCAGATGTTTACAGCTACAGCATATTAATTGATACATTCTGCAAGAAAGGGGACCTAATAAAATCTTTTGACTTGTTGGAGGAAATGCAACGCTCCCAGCTAAAACCATCCATTGTTAGCTACACCTCCCTCATCCATGGTCTGTGCAAGAAAAATCTGATACAGCATGCAGTGGAAATATTCCGCAGTATGGGTGCTTCTAGTGTCAAATATGATCAGATTGTTTATGAAACTTTAATTGATGGATTTTGCACGCAAGGTGATGTTGATTCAGCCATCAAGCTTTTAAAGGAGATGACCAGCTATAATTTGGTTCCTACTGCTTTTAGTTACGGCAGTCTAATTAAGGGATACTACAAACTAGGACTCTTCGATCCGGCATTGGATGTTTTTGAAACCATGGTACGATATGGTATTTGGCCAGATACTAGCGCTTGCAATTATATTCTTGGTGTATCTTGTAGGGCAGGTTACCTCAACGCAGCCTTGACGATGTTGGAGAACTTCGAAGAACATGGATTTAACCTCAACCCACATTCATATAATGCAATCATCAATGAACTTTGTAAAGAAGGCTATCCAGAAAGAGCATTGGAGCTCCTGCCAAGAATGCTTAAAAGGAATGTACCTCCGGTAGCTGTTAATTATATAAATCTTATAACTGGCTTTACCAAACAGTCAAATATAAAAAGGGCTTTGAAGTTATTCAAGAGAATGACAGAACTGGGGAAGACTTTCAACACTGTCACATATACAATTCTTATGAGTATATTTAGTCATTGTAGCAGAATGCATGAAGCATATGGCATTTTTAAGGAAATGAAAGAGAGGGGTTTGCGTCCAGATCAGATTTCATATACAACTTTAATGGCTGGCTTTGGTAATATTGGAGAATGGAAAAAGGCCTGGGCATTATTTGGAGAAATGTCGAGGGAAGGCATTTTTCCAAATGAATTTACTTATACTTGCATGATTGATGGATTTTGTAAGTCAAACCGAATAGATTTGGCCACCTGGCTGTTTGATAAAATGAACAGAGATTCAGTTATTCCTGATGTTGCAACTTACACTGTCCTCATTGCTTGGTACCATAAACATGGATACATCGATGAAGCACATAAGCTATATGATATAATGAAGGAAAAGGGTGTTTTGCCAGATGTATTTACTTATACTTGCATGATTGATGGATTTTGCAAGTCAAACCGAATAGATTTGGCAACCAGGCTGTTCGATGAAATGAACAGAGATTCAGTTATTCCCAATGTTGCAACTTACACTGTCCTCATTGCTTGGTACCATAGACATGGGTACACAGATCAAGCACATAAGCTATATGATATAATGAAGGAAAATGGTGTTTTGCCAGATGATATAACTCGTAAGGTTCTAGGTATGAATGTGCAGTTCACGAAGTCTAGGAAGCTGTATCAGGGCTCCCATGATATCAAGCTG GATAAGaagattaaatatttatttctggCACTGAGATCCAAACGAGACATGTAG